The following are encoded together in the Labeo rohita strain BAU-BD-2019 unplaced genomic scaffold, IGBB_LRoh.1.0 scaffold_193, whole genome shotgun sequence genome:
- the LOC127159128 gene encoding gastrula zinc finger protein XlCGF8.2DB isoform X2 has product MKILRNKQNTLFTHWGRTQSSSRTDLMALTEESEVLIEMIEKDHDFINTEKSFSCSQTEKTCSRKRAQKTGSCFTCQQSEKCFSQTSSTKRHMIIHTGEKPYTCQQCGKHFSHRESLKRHVRIHTGEKPYTCKQCGRSFTQPGHLGAHMSVHTGEKPYKCQQCGRSFNRKGNLNCHLTIHNGESGISGISFTQKGSLYTHMRIHNGEQPYTCDQCGKSFDQHKNFEVHMRTHRENPYTCPQCGNSFHQKQHLQDHMRIHSGKQPYTCPQCGKWFNHKRRFEEHIRIHTGEKPFTCQRCGRSFNQKGNLDRHMKVHTGEKPFICGQI; this is encoded by the exons atgaagatactgaggaacaaacag AACACTTTATTCACACACTGGGGAAGAACACAGAGTTCGTCTAGGACAG ACCTGATGGCACTAACAGAGGAGAGTGAAGTTCTGATTGAAATGATAGAGAAAGATCATGATttcataaatacagaaaaatcttTTAGTTGTTCACAGACCGAAAAGACTTGCTCAAGAAAAAGGGCTCAAAAGACAGGAAGTTGTTTCACCTGCCAACAGTCTGAAAAGTGTTTCAGTCAAACATCAAGTACTAAAAGACACATGAttattcacactggagagaagccataCACCTGCCAACAATGTGGAAAGCATTTCAGTCATAGAGAAAGTCTTAAAAGACATgttagaattcacactggagaaaagccttaCACCTGCAAACAGTGTGGAAGGAGTTTCACTCAACCTGGACACCTTGGAGCCCACATGAgtgttcacactggagaaaagccttacaaatgccaacagtgtggaagaAGTTTCAACCGGAAAGGAAACCTTAATTGCCATCTGACAATTCACAATGGAGAGAGTGGAATAAGTGGAATAAGTTTTACTCAAAAAGGAAGCCTTTACAcacacatgagaattcacaatGGAGAGCAGCCTTACACgtgtgatcagtgtggaaagagctttGATCAACATAAAAACTTTGAAGTCCATATGAGAACTCATAGAGAGAATCCCTACAcatgccctcagtgtggaaacaGTTTCCATCAAAAACAGCACTTACAAGACCATATGAGAATTCACTCTGGAAAGCAACCCTACACATGCCCTCAGTGCGGAAAGTGGTTTAATCATAAAAGACGCTTTGAAGAACACAtaagaattcacactggagagaagcctttcacCTGCCAACGGTGTGGAAGAAGTTTCAACCAAAAAGGAAACCTTGACAGGCACATGaaagttcacactggagagaaaccattTATATGTGGCCAGATATAA
- the LOC127159128 gene encoding gastrula zinc finger protein XlCGF8.2DB isoform X1 gives MAFIKEESKDMTFEETFRVKHEDTEEQTDLMALTEESEVLIEMIEKDHDFINTEKSFSCSQTEKTCSRKRAQKTGSCFTCQQSEKCFSQTSSTKRHMIIHTGEKPYTCQQCGKHFSHRESLKRHVRIHTGEKPYTCKQCGRSFTQPGHLGAHMSVHTGEKPYKCQQCGRSFNRKGNLNCHLTIHNGESGISGISFTQKGSLYTHMRIHNGEQPYTCDQCGKSFDQHKNFEVHMRTHRENPYTCPQCGNSFHQKQHLQDHMRIHSGKQPYTCPQCGKWFNHKRRFEEHIRIHTGEKPFTCQRCGRSFNQKGNLDRHMKVHTGEKPFICGQI, from the exons ATGgcgtttattaaagaggagagtaAAGACATGACGTTTGAAGAAACATTCAGagtcaaacatgaagatactgaggaacaaacag ACCTGATGGCACTAACAGAGGAGAGTGAAGTTCTGATTGAAATGATAGAGAAAGATCATGATttcataaatacagaaaaatcttTTAGTTGTTCACAGACCGAAAAGACTTGCTCAAGAAAAAGGGCTCAAAAGACAGGAAGTTGTTTCACCTGCCAACAGTCTGAAAAGTGTTTCAGTCAAACATCAAGTACTAAAAGACACATGAttattcacactggagagaagccataCACCTGCCAACAATGTGGAAAGCATTTCAGTCATAGAGAAAGTCTTAAAAGACATgttagaattcacactggagaaaagccttaCACCTGCAAACAGTGTGGAAGGAGTTTCACTCAACCTGGACACCTTGGAGCCCACATGAgtgttcacactggagaaaagccttacaaatgccaacagtgtggaagaAGTTTCAACCGGAAAGGAAACCTTAATTGCCATCTGACAATTCACAATGGAGAGAGTGGAATAAGTGGAATAAGTTTTACTCAAAAAGGAAGCCTTTACAcacacatgagaattcacaatGGAGAGCAGCCTTACACgtgtgatcagtgtggaaagagctttGATCAACATAAAAACTTTGAAGTCCATATGAGAACTCATAGAGAGAATCCCTACAcatgccctcagtgtggaaacaGTTTCCATCAAAAACAGCACTTACAAGACCATATGAGAATTCACTCTGGAAAGCAACCCTACACATGCCCTCAGTGCGGAAAGTGGTTTAATCATAAAAGACGCTTTGAAGAACACAtaagaattcacactggagagaagcctttcacCTGCCAACGGTGTGGAAGAAGTTTCAACCAAAAAGGAAACCTTGACAGGCACATGaaagttcacactggagagaaaccattTATATGTGGCCAGATATAA